A window of Rhinolophus ferrumequinum isolate MPI-CBG mRhiFer1 chromosome X, mRhiFer1_v1.p, whole genome shotgun sequence contains these coding sequences:
- the LOC117026948 gene encoding thymosin beta-4-like codes for MSDKPDMAEIKKFNESKLKKTETQEKNPLPSKETTEQEKQAGES; via the coding sequence ATGTCTGACAAACCCGATATGGCTGAGATTAAGAAATTCAATGAGtcgaaattgaagaagacagaaacgCAAGAGAAAAATCCACTGCCTTCAAAAGAAACGACTGAACAGGAGAAGCAAGCAGGCGAATCATAA